AAAGTGAGGTGAAATAAGCAAATCATGATAGAAGTTATTGTCGGTTCACGCGAACCTTTTGAACGCGCACTTCGTCGCTTTAAGAAAAAATACGAAAAAGCGGGCATTCTCAAAGACCTCAAGAAAAACGAATTCTATGTCAAGCCCAGCGCTGAAAGACGAATGCGCCGATCGAAAGCCGCC
This window of the Candidatus Marinimicrobia bacterium CG08_land_8_20_14_0_20_45_22 genome carries:
- the rpsU gene encoding 30S ribosomal protein S21 yields the protein MIEVIVGSREPFERALRRFKKKYEKAGILKDLKKNEFYVKPSAERRMRRSKAAKRQIRTIYYQEIPQV